The DNA region gtagttaaggtctggtaacacaccatatctagtaggtaaggtctggtaacacaccatatctagttggtaaggtctggtaacacaccatatctagtaggtaaggtctggtaacacaccatatctagtaggtaaggtctggtaacacaccatatctagtaggtaaggtctggtaacacaccatatctagtaggtaaggtctggtaacacaccatatctagtaggtaaggtctggtaacacatcatatctagtaggtaaggtctggtaacacaccatatctagtagttaaggtctggtaacacaccatatctagtaggtaaggtctggtaacacaccatatctagtaggtaaggtctggtaacacaccatatctagtaggtaaggtctggtaacacaccatatctagtaggtaaggtctggtaacacaccatatctagtaggttaggtctggtaacacaccatatctagtaggtaaggtctggtaacacatcatatctagtaggtaaggtctggttacacaccatatctagtagttaaggtctggtaacaccatatctagtaggtaaggtctggtaacacaccatatctagtaggtaaggtctggtaacacaccatatctagtaggtaatgtctggttacacaccatatctagtaggtaaggtctggtaacacatcatatctagtaggtaaggtctggttacacaccatatctagtagttaaggtctggtaacaccatatctagtaggtaaggtctggtaacacaccatatctagtaggtaaggtctggtaacacaccatatctagtaggtaaggtctggtaacacaccatatctagtaggtaaggtctggtaacaccatatctagtaggtaaggtctggtaacacatcatatctagtaggtaaggtctggtaacacatcatatctagtaggtaaggtctggtaacacaCCATATCTAGTAGTTAAGGTCTGGTAACACACCATATCTTCtaggtaaggtctggtaacacaccatatctagtaggtaaggtctggtaacacatcatatctagtaggtaaggtctggtaacacaccatatctagtaggtaaggtctggtaacacaccaaatctagtaggtaaggtctggtaacacaccatatcttgtaggtaaggtctggtaacaccatatctagtaggtaaggtctggtaacacatcatatctagtaggtaaggtctggtaacaccatatctagtaggtaaggtctggtaacacaCCATATCTAGTAGGTTAGGTCTGGTAACACACCATATCTAGTAGGTACTGGTATCAATATGAGCAGCCTCCTGAAGGATGACTGAAACAATTAGcctgtaaataaaacaaactagAAAGCTTAGGTATCAATGAAAATTTGTTAATCACAGATTCTGGTGAAGTGAAGCTATATTAGTAACTACTTTTTGAACCATGTGTTTTGTATTGTTAGGAGCACTGTCTGATGGGCATTAAGGGAACAGTCAAACGGAGCACGGATGGTGACTTTATACATGCCAATGTGGACATAGACTTGATCATAGATGAAGAACAGGAATACGGCAGCAAAGAGAAATCAGTAGAAATATTCCACATTATTGAGCATTTCTGTCTGGGACGACGCAGACTGCACCTTTTTGGTCGCGACAGTACCATCAGACCCGGATGGCTCTCATTAGGTTCAGAAATAACCAGCAGTAATTTCGACCCCGAAGTCTACTCAAATTTTTTCGAACAGGAACCAAACGGACATGTAATGAAGTGTACAGAGGAAATTGAGAGACTAAGGCCAAAATCACCAACACCCAAAAATAAGCAACAATTTTCGGACCGAGGTGGTCGTGGAGGATACCAAAGAGGTGCACAAGGTCGAGGAGGACAAGGAGGTCGGGGTTCTAATCTTGGGGCAAAGGGGGGACCAATGGGGCGTGGCTCAGGTGCTGGAAGGCAGTTTTCCAGGTCTGGATTCGGGGGGAGAGGCCGTTCAAGGGGTTTTAAACCAAGAGGTCCTAGATAAGTACCAACATTGAGGGAATTGGCATTTGATTGGATGTTGAGTGTcttgtgtaaatattaaattctgATGAATCGTGTATTAATCATATTTTTCAAGTTGTCATTTTAATAAACATGTGTCGAATACTGAAATAGATGTTTGTTCATTGTTCTGcgattagataaaaaaaaaaatgagtatGTAATGGagatattgtttgatatatgagaGACATGTAATGGAGATATTGTTTGATATGTGAGAGACATGTAATGGAGATATTGTTTGATATGTGAGAGACATGTTATGGAGATATTGTTTGATATGTGAGAGACATGTAATGGAGATATTGTTTGATATGTGAGAGACATGTAATGGAGATATTGTTTGATATGTGAGAGACATGTAATGGAGATATTGTTTGATATGTGAGAGACATGTAATGGAGATATTGTTTGATATGTGAGAGACATGTAATggatatattgtttgatatgtGAGAGACATGTAATGGAGATATTGTTTGATATGTGAGAGACATGTAATggatatattgtttgatatgtGAGAGACATGTAATGGAGATATTGTTTGATATGTGAGAGACATGTAATGGAGATATTGTTTGATATGTGAGAGACATGTAATGGAGATATTGTTTGATATGTGAGAGACATGTAATGAGGATATTGTTTGATATGTGAGAGACATGTAATGGAGATATTGTTTGATATGTGAGAGACATGTAATGGAGATATTGTTTGATATGTGAGAGACATGTAATGGAGATATTGTTTGATATGTGAGAGACATGTAATggatatattgtttgatatgtGAGAGACATGTAATGGAGATATTGTTTGATATGTGAGAGACATGTAATGGAGATATTGTTTGATATGTGAGAGACATGTAATggatatattgtttgatatgtGAGAGACATGTAATGGAGATATTGTTTGATATGTGAGAGACATGTAATGGAGATATTGTTTGATATGTGAGAGACATGTAATggatatattgtttgatatgtGAGAGACATGTAATggatatattgtttgatatgtGAGAGACATGTAATggatatattgtttgatatgtGAGAAACATGTTATGGAGATATTGTTTGATATGTGAGAGACATGTTATGGAGATATTGTTTGATATGTGAGAGACATGTAATGGAGATATTGTTTGATATGTGAGAGACATGTAATggatatattgtttgatatgtGAGAGAAATGTAATggatatattgtttgatatgtGAGTGACATGTAATggatatattgtttgatatgtGAGAGACATCACTAGCATCCTCCCATTAAAATATACTGTACCACAAAAAAGTGATATTAAACAGGTAAGCAAGGAGCACAGTGATAAATTTGCACATAGAACCTGGTAATCGCTATAGACAAACAACATACTGTACTAAAAATCCAATTATGTAATGGAGATATAGAAATGTCTGGATTGAAAACTATTAAAATGTGATTACCGCTAAAAATGTTATAACCATTAAAATGTGATTATCATTAAAATACGAGTAccattaaaatatgattaccATTAAAATGTGATTACCTTTAAAATGTGATTACCTCTAGAATATTATTACCAATGTGATTGCCATAAAGATGTTTTATCGGCTAATACTAATCGGAAAAAGGgattaattaataaacaaaatttatgacTTGAGAGTTAAAAAAACCCAGCAAAATTTGGGAATTTGATTCATGCTTGGTATCGATACATTTGAATACCAGAATGATATAAAGATAATTATTGCACATATACTTTCTATAATTTGAACACAACCTCATATATGCAGTTCAGTTCAGTTCTTTATTActttgaatcatttgaacacAGTATGCTTGTAATTTGGACTTGTCATTGGAGTATTTTTTCTGTTTCCATCTTGTCGTGTTCATAATTTGGTTCTTCTTCGCATTATCTTGTCCTGGCTTTATCTCTAAAGTGACAATAAGGAATGTCATACTTGGTTTATCTCCACGGTGACAATAAGGAATGTCATACTTGGTTTATCTCTACGGTGACAATAAGGAATGTCATACTTGGTTTATCTCTACGATGACAATAAGGAATGCTCTCTAAAGTGACAAAAAGGAATGTCATACTTGGTTTATCTCTACGGTGACAATAAGGAATGTCATACTTGGTTTATCTCTACGATGACAATAAGGAATGCTCTCTAAAGTGACAAAAAGGAATGTCATACTTGGTTTATCTCTACGATGACAATAAGGAATGCTCTCTAAAGTGACAAAAAGGAATGTCATACTTGGTTTATCTCTACGATGACAATAAGGAATGCTCTCTAAAGTGACAATAAGGAATGTCATACTTGGTTTATCTCTGTGACAATAAGGAATGCTCTCTAAAGTGACAATAAGGAATGTCATACTTGGTTTATCTCTACGGTGACAATAAGGAATGTCATACTTGGTTTATCTCTAGTGACAATAAGGAATGTCATACTTGGTTTATCTCTAAAGTGACAATAAGGAATGTCATACTTGGTTTATCTCTACGGTGACAATAAGGAATGTCATACTTGGTTTATCTCTAGTGACAATAAGGAATGTCATACTTGGTTTATCTCTAAAGTGACAATAAGGAATGTCATACTTGGTTTATCTCTACGGTGACAATAAGGAATGTCATACTTGGTTTATCTCTAGTGACAATAAGGAATGTCATACTTGGTTTATCTCTAAAGTGACAATAAGGAATGTCATACTTGGTTTATCTCTAGTGACAATAAGGAATGTCATACTTGGTTTATCTCTACGGTGACAATAAGGAATGTCATACTTGGTTTATCTCTACGGTGACAATAAGGAATGTCATACTTGGTTTATCTCTACGGTGACAATAAGGAATGTCATACTTGGTTTATCTCTACGGTGACAATAAGGAATGTCATACTTGTTTTATCTCTACGGTGACAATAAGGAATGTCATACTTGGTTTATCTCTACGATGACAATAAGGAATGCTCTCTAAAGTGACAATAAGGAATGTCATACTTGGTTTATCTCTGTGACAATAAGGAATGTCATACTTGGTTTATCTCTACGGTGACAATAAGGAATGTCATACTTGGTTTATCTCTACGGTGACAATAAGGAATGTCATACTTGGTTTATCTCTACGGTGACAATAAGGAATGTCATACTTGGTTTATCTCCACGGTGACAATAAGGAATGTCATACTTGGTTTATCTCTACGATGACAATAAGGAATGCTCTCTAAAGTGACAATAAGGAATGTCATACTTGGTTTATCTCTGTGACAATAAGGAATGTCATACTTGGTTTATCTCTACGGTGACAATAAGGAATGTCATACTTGGTTTATCTCTAAAGTGACAATAAGGAATGTCATACTTGGTTTATCTCTAGTGACAATAAGGAATGTCATACTTGGTTTATCTCTAGTGACAATAAGGAATGTCATACTTGGTTTATCTCTACGGTGACAATAAGGAATGTCATACTTGGTTTATCTCTAGTGACAATAAGGAATGTCATACTTGGTTTATCTCTAGTGACAATATGGAATGTCATACTTGTTTTATCTCTGTGACAATAAGGAATGCTCTCTAAAGTGACAATAAGGAATGTCATACTTGGTTTATCTCTAGTGACAATAAGGAATGTCATACTTGGTTTATCTCTGTGACAATAAGGAATGCTCTCTAAAGAGACAATAAGGAATGTCATACTTGGTTTATCTCTAGTGACAATAAGGAATGTCATACTTGGTTTATCTCTGTGACAATAAGGAATTCTCTCTAAAGTGACAATAAGGAATGTCATACTTGGTTTATCTCTGTGACAATAAGAAATGTCATACTTGGTTTATCTCTACGGTGACATTAAGGAATGTCATACTTGGTTTATCTCTACGGTGACAATAAGGAATGTCATACTTGGTTTATCTCTATGATGACAATAAGGAATGCTCTCTTAAGTGACAATAAGGAATGTCATACTTGGTTTATCTCTGTGACAATAAGGAAGGTCATACTTGGTTTATCTCTGTGACAATAAGGAATGCTCTCTAAAGTGACAATAAGGAATGTCATACTTGGTTTATCTCTAGTGACAATAAGGAATGTCATACTTGGTTTATCTCTGTGACAATAAGGAATGCTCTCTAAAGTGACAAGAAGGAATGTCATACTTGGTTTATCTCTGTGACAATAAGGAATGTCATACTTGGTTTATCTCCACGGTGACAATAAGGAATGTCATACTTGGTTTATCTCTACGGTGACAATAAGGAATGTCATACTTGGTTTATCTCTACGATGACAATAAGGAATGCTCTCTAAAGTGACAATAAGGAATGTCATACTTGGTTTATCTCTGTGACAATAAGGAATGTCATACTTGGTTTATCTCTGTGACAATAAGGAATGTCATACTTGGTTTATCTCTGTGACAATAAGGAATGTCATACTTGGTTTATCTCTATGGTGGTGACAATAAGGAATGTCATACTTGGTTTATCTCTACGTGACAATAAGGAATGTCATACTTGGTTTATCTCTAGTGACAATAAGGAATGCCATACTTACTTTATCTCTACGGTGACAAAAAGGAATGTCATACTTGATTTATAGGGCCACCTAGGTAATATTCtctcatatgtggatatgaaggataaggatattctacccgaagGTCAAAAAATATAGTTAAACCTGAGGCTTACAGAAcattgtgatcccgagggtagaatatcctatccttcatatccacatatgaaagagtatttttctctcatacctctacgctttgttacaattttacaattgtGATAGTCCACCATTTTGAGTTCAAGGAAAACCACAACTGCAAATCAAAAGTAGGCAGCGTTCAAAATTAATGCCTGTCCTTCTGCCCGTGACCGGCAACTTTATAGTCGGGCAGACAATTTTTACCATGCAACTGGTCCTTTGACCGGCAACTTTTTGGTCCAGTTCTGATAGAGTActaaagataaacaaaacacaaatagcAGTAGCATTGTATAAAGGTTGAAGATCGAATTGTTCAAAATAGATTTTCGTACTATTCTAGTTTTCAGTCAACTTTGTTGAGAGCGCTCAATACTAAaacagatatatggatatttttGTTAGTCAAACTATTACTTTGCAAGTATATAAACTACAAGTATAAATTGAAACTTTataaggaccagtaacttttagtCAGGACCGGTAACTTTTAAGGTCAGCCGGTCCTTAGGAACAGCTGGAAAATGTCCTTAAGGGAGAACACTGAAAGTAGGAGACCTCAAGTCCTGAAATTTGGcttaaaatttgttcaaatgaatgaccttgaccttcattcaaggccacagaagtcaaattggctaaaatcttaGAACGACTTCTCATCTTTAACCAAGAGGTCAAAAGATAGGATATTACCTGGTCATTCATAGAAATTCTTATTACTGTCTTACATCTAAAGTATGCATCATTATTACCAGatagcaggtgagcgattcgggcccattAGGCCCTTGTTCATGATAGTGATTTTAGCGGCCACCTTGGATATGAGAAAAACAGCTACAGCCGCCAATTTGGAATTTCgattgacctgaaaaataacaacacttgacCATATCAGGATTAATTTTGGCAATCTTCGactaaatcacactggtagaacttgagaagttcaaaatttgttttcaaggTGGCAGTCatagcagccatcttggattttgggtcgacctgaaaaataacaacacttgatCTAGACCATGTAAGGATAGTCGGGCAAGattcagctaaattgcactggtagaacttgaagGAAGttcaaaattagttttaaaGATAACCTCAAAATTATAGTAACTTTGATGACATGGTGAGGTGGCCATGTTGTTTTACATAAGTAGCCATGTAATAcggcctcaggcgacatgagtataTTGCATGGGATAATTAACCTATGTAGTATTACACCcgtaatattttatttccaaatttcatatacatgtataccatattcgacccaaaaAGCACTGGTCCCCCACTACAACAGTGTtgaagtttaaagatgctccaccgccgacagagcataaatgatattcatcatttgaacaataattggtgtttaatcatgagtaaatatgtctaattaaaatagaaaataatataaaataacttattttgcctttgatgcatgcgcaatcagtacttcattccatataggatatagtgccacgtaTTTTttacgggatgcaattaattatttttcatatttctaacttgaagtaaaattagaagctcaaacttttcaatggtggtaatggtgtaaagtaagtaacttttataactaaagaaaaatactaaatcgtctgctcctgtttttgatagtgaaaaaatatcatttgtcagcggtggagcatctttaacctaacttatttaaaatttaatacatGGGATAACAAGAAATTGATATTCTgtctttactgttttaagacaTACATGCAATTGCAAATTTTTGAAGACGCAAAAAATAAAGAGCTACCCGTATACTGTATAGTGATGAATTATGTATCAGGTatttaatatagaaataaacttcattttgatattgaataccatgaaattaaatttaaataagaCCAAACAATGGCATGTAATAAATACACTTTTATTTTTAGACAACAACTTTCATAAATGTCCATTCAAACACTATTTTCACTTCACTTCGTGTATGGATATGCTACCAATCCTTGTAACATAACCTAGTCCCAACAATAGCTCTTTGTTCTTATCGAACTCAAACAATGCACGCTAAGGAATTTGAAGAACACGCTTTACATCAGATCTACCAAGCGTGGCATCCAGGAAAGATTTCCTCTGCTAACCAGGGTTGGCTTCCCATTGATGATCTTCTTGGCAACCTAGAAAGTGAgagaaatacatatataacactGAAGCTAATGGCTGTATAATAATCTTACATCGTGGCTATGTGACTTACTCCATAAAGGGCATGGTGCCATGGAATCTTTTAGCTCATGTTTTTAATAGAtaataaaaattaccatttgacAGCAGTGAGTGTAGCCCCTTTATTAtcaaacatacatttatatccTCTATGTCAACCACTAACTGTGATACTTATGTTAGAAACATCTGTCAGATTGTCTATATCAACCACTAATTGTGATGCTTACTTAAGAAACATCTGTCAGATTGTCTATATCAACCACTAATTGTGATGCTTACTTAAGAAACATATGTCAGATTGTCTATATCAACCACTAATTGTGATGCTTACTTAAGAAACATATGTCAGATTGTCTATATCAACCACTAATTGTGATGCTTACTTAAGAAACATATGTCAGATTGTCTATATCAACCACTAATTGTGATTCTTACGTTAGAAACATCTGCTGTTGATACACCATCTACGGCCTGTAATAAAGCGGATGCATCAGATACTTTCTTGGTAATCAGACATTCTGCTGCCATACTGTTAAATGTACTTCCTGTGTCCTCACAATTTATCATAATGGCTGCTTTAAGTTGATTTCtgtaaaaaatatcataaaaatcaaaatactgCATGTTATTTTTACCAAGCTTGATAAAGAATCCATGACAAGCTATTAACAACCCAAAGACAATCTACAAATTGATTTTCAGCTGTCACTTCTAACGTAAGTTGGGCCATATCATAACAGATATTTTACAAACACTTCTTTTTCAAGATTTACCTGAAAATTCTTTTGATGGTTAAAATTGTTCAGGTTTTAGAATCTTTTTAGATATGGTAAATAGTTAATACTGGGTGTATATGTTGTAAAAGCAAATTAAGCCTCAACATAAGACTAAAAGTAGTGTAAAAATCTAATTACCTCTCTGGTGTACTGAATTCACAAATTTCAGTAAAACCAAGACTATAGCAGAAATCAACCCTTTACCTTCTATATAGTAGCCAGATTGTGTCGGCTTTTATGAGCAATGtggcaacaggtacaattctaatgcaaTTTCTGCATAGAATAAGTTCTCAGGATTCTTTAAGCATATCTAAGAATAAGTTAGCTATTGCAAGCATTGGAGAATATTTCAGTCTTACTTTGCGTTGGTTACGGCCTCGTCTGAAATGGCACCACTTTTTGTTACTGCTGTGAATTCTCCAACTGCTGCTTTCATAATCTAAAAATAAccacaattatttttattttcatcatttttatgttaatgaCTATACCATCAATATAGGATCTTtcgagtgttcatttcataggatattttataaaacgagtctaagaagttttttttGCGAGGTTTggcgagacgagtttcataaaatctcatttaAAATGAACATGAATTTAAGTTACTTTTTTCACTTTactacaacaacctacatttcgaAGAATATCATGTCAAAAGGTATTGCGAAAATCCAATGAAGACCGCCATTTTGTCTGGCCCCGACATCATTTTACTGATCCTgtcatatgacgtcacaatgaatttccagccaatgaaaatcactCCAGGTTTTACTACACATAGTgacatatgtaaaaatattactCAGGCAAAAATGCTGGATATCAAGCAGATTGCATGATAAATTGAAGTATACATTCATTTGTCACTATTACTGTATAAACTAACCAAAGTGAAGTCTATCAGTTATAACTTATTTTGGTATATGGATTATGTGGTATCAAGAATACATCTGTCACCAGACCTGATTTGATATACGTTATCTACTGTAAAATATTTGTAACTACTGGTCAGCAATCAATACGCGACATCCCATGTATTACACACCTGCATGGTAGCATCTTGCATCAGATGATGACTTTGTcaataaaagtgtgtgtgttaTCAACATGATACTTACAGGTCCCATATCTTGGGCATATCCAGTCACTGTGAATCCAAACAGACCAGTATCAGAATAGGACAGGTTCATACCCGAGATCTACAACAGATCAACCATTAACACAGTAAATCAATCACACAACTTTCTAACATTTGAATTCATGACAATTACATTGCTTCATGTGGCTACAATTTTCTTTATCAAGACACATTGATATAGTAAGAATCAGGAAATTAATTTTCATCAAATTAAGATAATTATGGTTTCCTATAAAATGTTCTACTGatataacctttgacctttgtaGTCAGAAACATCAGAAGGTATTGGTATCATCTGTAGGGATTGGTGAAAACTCACTGCGAAATCTTCACTTCCCAGTGCAGAATATACAGCTTTGCCGAGTCGACTGACGATCCCTGGGCTGTATTTCACTGAGGGACCGGCGCCCATCACATACTGTAACACAGCAGCAGCTGCTGCATCTTTGCTGCCCATGCTATCCAAACAAGTCATCAGTTAATTATCCACATGAGTTATTCTTAAGTCAACAAGGTCTCAAAAGTATGACATGTTACTATCGGAACTTTTCACTTTTAACAGACACTTCCGGAAAGAATTATTAATCTTTAGTTTCTTcagggaaaaaaaaaaaaaaattagtttcTTCAGGAAATAACAAATAATCTTTAGGAATTTGTTATTAACTAACTATGTATTTTACCTGGGTCCTTCCGACGCAAGACAGGCATATGTCAGATTTCCAGCTGATGATGTTCTGCTTTCGCCTACAAGTAGAGCACTCCAAATTAGATGTAATATAAGCTTGGTTAGCTAGCCTGCCTTTGTGAAAAGTCTCTGTCAACAGGATAAGTTAGTACTCACATTTTAATTGGGACACAGTGACCATAAATCTAATTGGTTTTctttaatattgatttataattatGTCCTTCATCCAATTTTCGTCAACATTCATCTTTCTTCACAGAATATTTTCACCTTCACATCAATTCTCCTATTAAATCCCATTATATTGAACTTAATACTCTGATGGCATCTGAACTAAGTGATCTTAGCGAATAACCTTCACATGGATATAAATTTACAAAGGTTACAATATATGATTTCAAACTAACCGCCCACATATTTGGAGGGAAGCTCTTCTGGTAAGTCAACTAAATCTAGACTTGTAGGAAGCTGTGCGGCTTTTTCTGTGATGAAGTCTGAGTTAACACCAAGCCCTACGAATGCCATCCTTGGTTCCCTGAAGAGGGACAGTCTGTAGGCATGCATCTGTAACAGTGAACACAGCAGACTATAAAATCACAGTTCAAATCTCCTAAAATTTCATCATCAGTCATCAGTTCTGATTTTTTATTCTTCATTTctatgactatatatatatatatactgttgcaTTAGTATCTCTTCTTTTTCcctaaaatcatatatatagaaaaacCGAAAAATGGAACAAACTTCCGTGCCTTGAAAATCATGCCAAGTGTACATAATCACCATTGAAAAAATGTTAACACACAAAGTGTTATTGTCTCAtagatagtgtatctgacagctgacattattgtctcactgatagtgtatctgacagctgacgttattgtctcactgatagtgtatcggacagctgacattattgtctcactgatagtgtatctgacagctgacgttattgtctcactgatagtgtatctgacagctgacattattgtctcactgatagtgtatctgacagctgacgttattgtctcactgatagtgtatctgacagctgacattattgtctcactattagtgtatctgacagctgacattattgtctcactgatagtgtatctgacagctgacattattgtctcatagatagtgtatctgacagctgacattattgtctcactgatagtgtatctgacagctgacattattgtctcactgatagtgtatctgacagctgacatattgtctcactgatagtgtatctgacagctgacattattgtctcactgatagtgtatctgacagctgacattattgtctcatagatagtgtatctgacagctgacattattgtctcatagatagtgtatctgacagctgacattattgtctcataGATAGTGTATcggacagctgacattattgtctcactgatagtgtatctgacagctgacattattgtctcactgatagtgtatctgacagctgacattattgtctcataGATAGTGTATcggacagctgacattattgtctcatagttagtgtatctgacagctgacattattgtct from Argopecten irradians isolate NY chromosome 5, Ai_NY, whole genome shotgun sequence includes:
- the LOC138324131 gene encoding cytochrome b-c1 complex subunit 2, mitochondrial-like, translated to MLSTRAARNLASCLKGQGRYYSAVQPAEIPQFNIPQLTKEPPKVTTRENGLTVASAENGSPISRVGVAVQAGARFETSGYYGLSHFLRNATAMTTASIHSISIVRELQKYGCNLSCTSNREYLLYQVEGTRDNIEAGIDVMSTIISEPLYYKHEIQDVADLVALDNQSLQPEALLMEDLHAAAFKGGMSNSLYCPSYQIKQITTEMMHAYRLSLFREPRMAFVGLGVNSDFITEKAAQLPTSLDLVDLPEELPSKYVGGESRTSSAGNLTYACLASEGPSMGSKDAAAAAVLQYVMGAGPSVKYSPGIVSRLGKAVYSALGSEDFAISGMNLSYSDTGLFGFTVTGYAQDMGPIMKAAVGEFTAVTKSGAISDEAVTNAKNQLKAAIMINCEDTGSTFNSMAAECLITKKVSDASALLQAVDGVSTADVSNVAKKIINGKPTLVSRGNLSWMPRLVDLM